A window of Coprobacter tertius genomic DNA:
TTCGGTAATATCGGTAACATTTGGCGAGAGCTTCACAATGAGCGTCTTTGTATAAACTTTTCTAACTGCCTTTACTACTGCTGCAGCACTCTTACAACTTGTCCCGAACGCCATTCCTCCCTCTTTTACATTGGGACAAGATATATTTAATTCTATCGCAGGTATTTTCTCTAAAGCAGCAATCTTTTCGGCTGTTATTGCATAATCATCGATACAAGATCCCGAAACGTTTACTAACATATTCGTATCAACTTCTTTGATACGAGGATATATTTCTTTTACAAAATAATCTACTCCTTTATTTTGTAAACCGACTGCATTAAGCATTCCAGAAGGAGTTTCGGCCATACGAGGATAAGGATTACCCTCTCGATGACGCAAAGTCGTACCTTTCACTATTATGCCTCCGAGGCACGAAAGATCGATAAAATCGGCAAATTCTTCACCATAACCGAATGTCCCAGACGCTGTCATAACGGGATTTTTCATTACCATCCCGCCTATATTTACTCTTAAATCTGCCATTTTAATTTTTCAATATTAAATACCGGACCTTCTTTACAAACACATAAATGGCCTTCTTGCGTATCTTCTACACAGCACAAACAAGCACCGATACCACATGCCATCATATTTTCAAGGGAAGCCTCGCACACTATTCCTTTAGCTTTTGCATAAGCGGCGACAGCAATCATCATCGGTTTCGGCCCGCATGTGTAAATACGATCAAAATGTCGATCTATAAGTACAGAATGCTGAGTCACATACCCTTTTTCCCCTGCCGAACCATCTTCAGTTGTAATTAATACCTCACCGTTTTTCTGAAAATCAGAAACTTGTAATACATCTTTTGAAGACCTGGCTCCCAATAAAAATACAGGTTCAAAACCTTTTTCTCTCAAAGATTGTCCCAGAAATAACATCGGAGCAGTTCCTACACCTCCACCGATCAGCAAAATTTTTTCTCCCGGATTCGGATTAGAAAACGTATTACCTAAAGGCAAAACCATATTAACTGTATTTCCTTCTCGCTTTTCGGAAAGTTTACGGGTTCCAACACCAACTAATTGAATCAGAAGCCATAATTCGTTTTTTGATTTATCTATATAGTTTACCGAAATCGGACGACGGAGAAAAGTATTAGGCGAACCGTCTATCCTTACCTCTGCAAATTGCCCGGGTAGCATTTCTGGTAAAACTTCATCATTTAAAGTCGTGAATTTCAGCAATACATAATTATCATTCAGCTTTATGTTCGCTGTCACTTTCAGATCAAGAACGTATTTTTTCATTTATAATAGATTTGCAAACTCTCGCAAAGATAGAGATAAAAACTGAAACAGACTTAAGGTTACAATAAGATAAGTTTACAGGAACAGTATAATGAATACCAGTCATCAGTAACATTATGAGTTTTTGTGATTTCTCGGGTACTTGTATATTTTGTACGTAAATAAATTACAGGATAGAAAACATCAAAAATATTTTATCGTTTCGTATCGGATGAAAAAGTATCAAAAGTGTTATCTGAGTAAAATACCATTATTTTTATGACCTTTTTAGCCGGCGTATTCTCAAAAGAAGAGCTAGCATTCTCTTTTTTTTCCTGAATCGGTATTTTAGGTTCTGTTATATATTCGTCCACTTGCATGTCTTCTTTTGCATTAGAACGATTGGTAGGGGTTTCTGGAAAAAACGATATTTCATCAAATAAAGTACCTTCATTTTTACCTATTGTTTTTTCGGGATATGCTTCTCCCTCGCCAAACATCAGCCAGTTCATCGAAATGCGAGGAAATGTTTCATGTATTTTCTTTATAATATTTATGCTTACCTGGTTTCTACCTCTCAAAGCGTTTGAAAGCGTAGAACGATCAATACCTACTTTATCGGCGAATTCCGCTTGGGTCAACCCCAAATTTTCTATTAGTTGTCTAATTCTTACATCCATAGTTTAAATAAATAATTAAAAGTAGGGCAAAAAAAATCTGCATATTTATTTCCTTTTGCAATTTACAAATATAAATATTTTATTTACATAATCAAATTTCAAATATACACATATGAATTTTCAGATGTAATCTTCTTATAATTTACATTTGTATTAAGCAACTTAACTGCATAGCCATACATTAAAGCATTAGATTATATCTATATATATAAATATATGATATTAAGTAGTATATAAATATCAAGATCAAGAAAATATCAAAAAAAACGAAGACAATGTTTGATTAACTACAATTATATTAAACTAAAAATATAGATTAGTACAAATATACGACTGATTATCAATTGAATAATCTTATATATTAGATATTAATCAGATTAAATTCACAGTGTGGTTATTGTAAATTACAAATATAAATATTAAAATGTAGGGATGAAAATTCGATTAAAATTTTTCTTTTTAATATACAAAACAATATCCATCTATCTATATTTCAAATGAAATCTAATATAATATTTAAGAAAAATGGACAAATGAAAAATAAAAAATAAAAAATCCGGCAAATACTTTTATATTACGTATTGCCGGAAAAAACTCAAGAAAATATTGAAAAGAAATCAATGAATAATTTTATATACTAATTCTCGCAAAAGGTCTGAATCGGCAGTTAAAGGAGCCCTTTTTATCCCCTTTGAACGCGTATCGTAAATTCTAATCTGAGAAATAATTTCAATACATTTAAACGCATTATAATTACGTAAAGCAGTTATATAGTCTTTAGTCTGAAAACTACTTTTTAATTTTAAAACACTCATGATACCTGTAGGAGATTTATCAGGAATAAAATATAACAGCATTAAATTGGCATAAAAATTAAATAATACACTAATCGTAACTACCAACGGATTTGTTTTCGGATTCTTTTCGAAATATTGTATAATCAAATTAGCTTTTGCTGCGTCACGTACAATTATAGCTTTTAGTAATTCAAAATTATTAAAATCTTTACTTATACCGATATTTTTTTCAATATCAGCTGCCGTGATTCTTTTCTCATTTTCGGGCAGAGTTAATAATAATTTATCGATTTCACTGGTAAGACGACTAAGATCTGCACCGATAGAATCACATAACATTGCAGATTCTTTAGCCTCGATGCTTATGCCTTTATGTAATAAGTAAGTAGAAACAAAACCAGGAATTTCACTATCATATAATTTTCTCGATTCATAAACAACGCCAGCTTTTTCAATTTCTGATATTATTTTTTTATTTTTCAGGGTATTATATTTATAATTTATAACCAGTACCGTACTCGTTAAAGGCTTTTGTACATAATACAACAAATCATCGAATTTATCGATTAATTGAGCTTCTTTTACCACGACAAGTTGCCTCGGTGCCATCATCGGATATCGTTTAGCAGCATTTATAATCACCGAAATATCAGAAACATCTGCACCGTAAACAATAGTTTGATTAAAATCTCTATCAGCATCTTCAAGTGCATTTGCTATTATTTCATCTGTAATCATATCAATAAAATACGGTTCACTTCCCATAAGTAAATATATGGGTTTGAAATTCTTTTTACGAATATCAGAAATGATTTGCAAATGCCGGTCGACTTCTTTTTTTGCCATAGTAATATTTAGATCGGTGACCTGTTCAAAAAACTTTATTCTTCTTCAAACCGCAAATGTTTAACAGTCGTACGTTTATCGATAAGCATTTTAAGAGAATCAAAACCTATCATAACATGTTCATCGACGTATTTTTGCGTTATTTTGCGATCGCTTTCTTCTGTTTTTACTCCTGTAGATATCATCGGCTGATCGGTGACTAGTAATAAAGCTCCGGTCGGTATCTGATTAGCAAAACCAACTGTAAACAACGTGGCAGTTTCCATATCGATGGCCATACTACGGGTTTTTCGCAGATATTCTTTAAAGATATCATCATATTCCCAGACACGCCGATTAGTGGTATAAACAGTACCAGTCCAATAATCTTTATGATGATTTCTGATAGTAGTAGAAACGGCTCGTTGAAGACTAAAAGCCGGTAAAGCCGGGACCTCAGGAGGAAAATAGTCATTAGAAGTACCTTCACCTCTTATAGCAGCAATAGGAAGTATAAAATCTCCAAGTTGATTTACTTTTTTCAATCCCCCGCATTTCCCTAAAAACAGAACCGCTTTAGGCTGCACAGCACTCAACAAATCCATAACGGTCGCAGCATTTGCGCTACCCATACCAAAATTAATAATCGTAACACCCTCAGCAGAGGCATTAGGCATATTCCCATCTTCTCCCAGTATAGGTACATTAAAATGCTGCGCAAATATCTCAACATACTTCGAAAAATTCGTTAGTAATATATGCTTTGAGAAATCGTTTATCTGCCGTTTGGTATATCGAGGTAACCAATTTTCGACAATCTCTTGCTTTGTCTTCATTTTTCAGTAATTTTGAAGTAAAAGTACGGAATTATCGTATTAAGAACAAATTAATTTGAGTTATGACAGGATTAAATTTACCGTCATTCGATTTTCATATCAAAAAAAATAACGATAAATATCTTATTTTTGATAATATACGAAAAAAATACATTAC
This region includes:
- a CDS encoding dihydroorotate dehydrogenase, whose product is MADLRVNIGGMVMKNPVMTASGTFGYGEEFADFIDLSCLGGIIVKGTTLRHREGNPYPRMAETPSGMLNAVGLQNKGVDYFVKEIYPRIKEVDTNMLVNVSGSCIDDYAITAEKIAALEKIPAIELNISCPNVKEGGMAFGTSCKSAAAVVKAVRKVYTKTLIVKLSPNVTDITEIARSVEAEGADSVSLINTLLGMAIDSRTRRPILSTITGGLSGPCVKPIALRMVWQTCKAVKIPVIGLGGIMNATDAIEFLLAGATAIQIGTANFIDPQITTKVVDGINEYLDRNGCKSVSEIIGGLVV
- a CDS encoding dihydroorotate dehydrogenase electron transfer subunit, producing the protein MKKYVLDLKVTANIKLNDNYVLLKFTTLNDEVLPEMLPGQFAEVRIDGSPNTFLRRPISVNYIDKSKNELWLLIQLVGVGTRKLSEKREGNTVNMVLPLGNTFSNPNPGEKILLIGGGVGTAPMLFLGQSLREKGFEPVFLLGARSSKDVLQVSDFQKNGEVLITTEDGSAGEKGYVTQHSVLIDRHFDRIYTCGPKPMMIAVAAYAKAKGIVCEASLENMMACGIGACLCCVEDTQEGHLCVCKEGPVFNIEKLKWQI
- a CDS encoding helix-turn-helix domain-containing protein, with the translated sequence MDVRIRQLIENLGLTQAEFADKVGIDRSTLSNALRGRNQVSINIIKKIHETFPRISMNWLMFGEGEAYPEKTIGKNEGTLFDEISFFPETPTNRSNAKEDMQVDEYITEPKIPIQEKKENASSSFENTPAKKVIKIMVFYSDNTFDTFSSDTKR
- the holA gene encoding DNA polymerase III subunit delta, giving the protein MAKKEVDRHLQIISDIRKKNFKPIYLLMGSEPYFIDMITDEIIANALEDADRDFNQTIVYGADVSDISVIINAAKRYPMMAPRQLVVVKEAQLIDKFDDLLYYVQKPLTSTVLVINYKYNTLKNKKIISEIEKAGVVYESRKLYDSEIPGFVSTYLLHKGISIEAKESAMLCDSIGADLSRLTSEIDKLLLTLPENEKRITAADIEKNIGISKDFNNFELLKAIIVRDAAKANLIIQYFEKNPKTNPLVVTISVLFNFYANLMLLYFIPDKSPTGIMSVLKLKSSFQTKDYITALRNYNAFKCIEIISQIRIYDTRSKGIKRAPLTADSDLLRELVYKIIH
- a CDS encoding AMP nucleosidase; translated protein: MKTKQEIVENWLPRYTKRQINDFSKHILLTNFSKYVEIFAQHFNVPILGEDGNMPNASAEGVTIINFGMGSANAATVMDLLSAVQPKAVLFLGKCGGLKKVNQLGDFILPIAAIRGEGTSNDYFPPEVPALPAFSLQRAVSTTIRNHHKDYWTGTVYTTNRRVWEYDDIFKEYLRKTRSMAIDMETATLFTVGFANQIPTGALLLVTDQPMISTGVKTEESDRKITQKYVDEHVMIGFDSLKMLIDKRTTVKHLRFEEE